In the genome of Massilibacillus massiliensis, one region contains:
- a CDS encoding M20 family metallopeptidase: MKNTIEQEINKIQEELLNLSHTIHQNPEIRFQEKKAVKWQTQLLKSHGFSIETPFAGLDTSYKATIKGHGNGPRVAFLAEYDALEGVGHGCGHNMIATMSVGAAIGLSKIADKIDGEIIVLGCPAEESGKGKVVMINNDGFEGIDYAMMIHPSTRNLIGRGGLAAVVLDIEFQGKAAHSKEPAEGINALTAIIKTFSGIDTLRQVWKDDARINGIITAGGIAPNIIPEYAAARFTVRAKTSAYLSKMIKDIERVVEAAAMITGAKPQIKSGLMSTERYSNALMGNLFKDNMAMLGEVMQHPPKGLSVGSSDIGNVSMIIPTIHEYIAIAPTTVKNHTKEFAQAARSEKADEMLLKGAKGLAMTALDIFSSKTLQEEIYSEFKNTVLHE; encoded by the coding sequence ATGAAAAATACAATCGAACAAGAAATTAACAAAATTCAAGAAGAACTCTTAAATTTAAGTCATACGATTCATCAAAATCCTGAAATCCGGTTTCAGGAGAAAAAAGCTGTGAAATGGCAGACACAGCTGCTAAAAAGTCATGGATTTAGTATAGAGACACCTTTTGCAGGATTAGACACTTCTTATAAAGCAACGATTAAAGGACATGGCAATGGTCCTCGTGTTGCTTTTTTAGCTGAATATGATGCACTTGAGGGTGTGGGACATGGATGTGGTCACAATATGATTGCTACGATGTCTGTCGGCGCCGCCATCGGACTGTCTAAAATTGCAGACAAAATTGATGGTGAAATCATTGTACTAGGCTGTCCAGCAGAAGAAAGCGGCAAAGGAAAAGTCGTTATGATCAACAATGATGGCTTCGAAGGTATCGATTATGCTATGATGATTCATCCATCTACGAGAAATCTGATTGGAAGAGGTGGCCTGGCAGCTGTTGTACTGGATATTGAATTTCAGGGAAAGGCAGCGCATTCTAAGGAACCTGCTGAAGGCATTAATGCACTGACTGCCATTATTAAAACTTTTAGTGGGATTGATACTTTACGACAAGTTTGGAAAGATGATGCACGAATCAATGGCATTATCACCGCTGGAGGTATAGCCCCTAATATTATTCCTGAATATGCGGCTGCTCGTTTTACAGTTAGAGCAAAAACCAGTGCATATCTTTCAAAAATGATAAAAGATATTGAAAGAGTGGTTGAAGCTGCAGCAATGATCACCGGAGCAAAACCACAAATCAAATCTGGGTTAATGTCTACCGAGCGCTATTCAAATGCATTGATGGGGAATCTCTTCAAAGACAATATGGCTATGTTAGGAGAAGTGATGCAACATCCGCCGAAAGGATTATCCGTTGGTTCCTCGGATATCGGTAACGTATCTATGATTATACCTACGATTCACGAATATATCGCAATTGCTCCTACTACAGTTAAAAACCATACAAAAGAATTCGCACAAGCCGCTCGATCGGAAAAGGCTGATGAAATGCTCCTAAAAGGAGCTAAAGGGCTAGCAATGACTGCACTAGATATATTTTCAAGCAAAACATTGCAAGAAGAAATATACAGCGAGTTTAAAAATACGGTATTACATGAATAA
- a CDS encoding MFS transporter: MKDAKTQKMTKARYVVALFMLGAIAINYLDRTVMSAAAPTMMKELNLTSTDMGWVMSMFFLSYALFQIPTGWLADRVGQRLCLAVAVVWWSLATAATAGARTISGLIGARLFMGMGEAGVYPCNAGITAKWFPDNERGKVTALFDSGSKFGTAFAMPLVAWMVMAYGWQVPFIVCGAIGLVWAVAWLAYYNDPERHKFINELELRYIRDNQVKKEGIDKTQPMKWYELLKYRNVKAMCIGFFCLNYAVYFFITWFPTYLVNDRGMQLTTMGWMAMLPPLCGILSQWFGGWFTDYTYQKTGNLTKARKTNLVIGMLLATSVTFAGLVESNAVAMFLLCISYAGLAFAGAALWSLPGDVAPRNMTSVLGGIQNCASNIGGFLGPIITGYLISSSGNFGTALVVSGAACLVGAITYGFYLTELKAIEPEPCFKSGGQTLSGNGE, encoded by the coding sequence ATGAAAGATGCAAAAACACAAAAAATGACAAAAGCAAGATATGTTGTAGCGCTATTTATGCTAGGTGCAATTGCAATTAATTATCTGGATCGCACAGTTATGTCTGCGGCTGCACCAACGATGATGAAAGAACTGAATCTGACTTCGACGGATATGGGATGGGTTATGTCGATGTTTTTCTTAAGCTATGCGTTGTTCCAAATTCCAACAGGGTGGCTGGCAGACCGCGTTGGCCAGCGATTGTGTCTTGCCGTAGCTGTTGTTTGGTGGTCTTTGGCAACGGCGGCAACCGCTGGCGCAAGAACCATCAGTGGTCTCATTGGAGCCAGATTGTTTATGGGGATGGGGGAAGCCGGGGTGTATCCTTGTAATGCTGGAATTACAGCGAAGTGGTTCCCCGATAATGAACGCGGAAAAGTGACGGCCTTGTTTGACAGTGGCAGTAAATTCGGTACAGCGTTTGCGATGCCGTTGGTTGCCTGGATGGTAATGGCGTATGGGTGGCAAGTTCCTTTTATTGTTTGCGGCGCGATTGGATTGGTTTGGGCGGTTGCATGGCTGGCGTATTATAATGATCCGGAAAGACATAAATTCATTAATGAATTGGAACTGCGGTATATTCGTGATAATCAAGTGAAAAAAGAGGGAATAGATAAAACCCAGCCAATGAAATGGTATGAATTATTAAAGTATCGTAATGTAAAAGCAATGTGCATTGGCTTCTTTTGCTTGAATTATGCAGTGTATTTTTTTATTACTTGGTTTCCGACGTATTTGGTCAATGACCGTGGGATGCAATTGACAACGATGGGGTGGATGGCGATGCTGCCACCGTTGTGCGGGATTTTAAGCCAATGGTTTGGTGGATGGTTTACGGATTATACGTATCAAAAGACGGGCAATTTAACGAAAGCCAGAAAAACCAATCTTGTCATCGGCATGCTTTTGGCGACTTCTGTTACGTTTGCTGGGCTTGTAGAGTCGAATGCGGTGGCAATGTTTTTACTATGTATTTCTTATGCAGGGTTAGCTTTTGCCGGTGCGGCTTTATGGTCACTGCCTGGTGATGTTGCACCGCGTAATATGACATCTGTTTTGGGTGGAATTCAAAATTGTGCATCCAATATCGGTGGTTTTCTTGGCCCGATTATTACGGGATATTTGATTAGCAGCAGCGGAAATTTTGGTACGGCATTGGTTGTTTCCGGGGCAGCTTGTCTAGTCGGTGCAATTACATATGGTTTTTATTTGACGGAATTGAAAGCAATTGAACCGGAACCTTGTTTTAAAAGTGGAGGCCAAACTTTATCTGGAAACGGAGAATAG
- the dcuC gene encoding C4-dicarboxylate transporter DcuC, translating to MNVLLAIAVIGLIGWLVIKKYKPQTVLLLGGIILMLLAYVMGYTTKFVPDKFATGFFFFDMFEHINQLATKDVAGLGLMIMSVTGFAKYMDHIGASSSLVYLAMKPLGRLNAPYLVMSLSFLLCMFMALFIPSASGLAMLMMVTVFPILVKVGISRIAAASIVSTGHLLDIGPASATSLLIAKTSDISVNQYFADYQIPVYITTGICAALAHYFWQKYLDRKESEKYSGDQNFEAVISENQMKGMAPPGPVYYVILPLLPLVFLLGFSEYAIATIKMNVVLAMFLSLFISMLCEFIRLWDFKKVCASIQIFFKGMGEQFTMTVTLIIAGETFAYGLQSIGVVDAVVKGSQGMGISASFITLGIVSIITMFSVIMGSGVAPMFAFTPLIPNIAKGLGENPAVMLLPMQNASSLGRIISPISAVMIAVAGIANVSTVELVKRNSVPVILSLLVSTICTFIFN from the coding sequence ATGAATGTATTACTTGCAATTGCAGTTATCGGTTTAATTGGCTGGCTGGTTATAAAAAAATATAAACCCCAAACTGTGTTACTGCTAGGCGGCATTATCTTAATGCTGCTAGCATATGTTATGGGCTACACAACGAAATTCGTACCAGATAAATTTGCTACAGGCTTTTTCTTTTTTGACATGTTTGAGCACATTAATCAGTTAGCTACTAAAGATGTTGCCGGGCTGGGCTTAATGATTATGTCTGTTACCGGCTTTGCTAAATACATGGATCACATTGGTGCGAGTTCATCATTGGTATACCTTGCAATGAAACCCTTAGGACGTCTCAATGCACCTTATCTTGTCATGTCTTTGAGTTTTTTGCTATGCATGTTCATGGCATTATTTATTCCAAGTGCTTCTGGCTTAGCGATGTTGATGATGGTTACGGTATTTCCCATCCTGGTAAAGGTAGGTATCAGCCGTATAGCAGCTGCTTCTATCGTAAGTACAGGGCATCTATTGGATATTGGGCCTGCTTCAGCCACCAGTCTATTAATTGCTAAAACCTCTGATATCAGTGTGAATCAATATTTTGCCGACTATCAAATTCCCGTCTATATCACGACTGGCATCTGTGCTGCTTTGGCTCACTATTTCTGGCAGAAATATTTAGATCGCAAAGAAAGTGAAAAATACTCCGGAGATCAGAATTTTGAGGCCGTCATTTCAGAAAATCAAATGAAAGGCATGGCGCCGCCCGGTCCTGTTTATTATGTTATTTTACCACTATTACCACTCGTATTCTTACTTGGTTTTAGTGAATATGCCATTGCAACAATAAAAATGAATGTTGTATTAGCTATGTTTTTAAGTTTATTTATCAGTATGCTTTGCGAATTTATTAGACTCTGGGACTTTAAAAAGGTTTGTGCAAGTATTCAAATCTTCTTTAAAGGCATGGGTGAGCAATTTACAATGACCGTAACGCTTATTATAGCCGGTGAAACGTTCGCCTATGGCTTACAATCTATCGGTGTCGTCGATGCTGTTGTGAAAGGCTCTCAAGGAATGGGCATCAGCGCATCATTCATCACACTAGGTATTGTCTCTATTATTACAATGTTTAGTGTCATTATGGGCTCCGGTGTAGCACCTATGTTTGCTTTTACACCTTTAATTCCAAACATCGCAAAAGGATTAGGAGAAAATCCTGCGGTAATGCTGCTTCCAATGCAAAATGCCTCTAGCTTAGGGCGCATTATTTCACCAATTAGTGCCGTCATGATTGCCGTAGCCGGCATTGCCAACGTATCAACCGTCGAATTAGTCAAACGCAACTCCGTACCTGTTATATTATCGTTACTGGTATCGACGATTTGTACTTTCATATTTAATTAA
- a CDS encoding zinc-binding alcohol dehydrogenase family protein, with protein sequence MKMKSIIINEPGNVEIREVKDPVLKKGEALLKVLYGGICGSDLGTYRGTFAYASYPRIPGHEFSAEIIEVGVNAQGLKAGMIVTCNPYFNCKNCYSCERGLVNCCTHNETLGAQRDGAFSEYITMPIDRIYDGKGLPAKTLALIEPFCISYHGVSRANVQKGDRVLVLGAGTIGVLAAVSAKALGAKVYIADVAKEKIEYAIHTFDLEGGILNDTAENFTKKVNEYTVDKGFDVTIEAVGLPATFQNCIDAVAFGGKMIQIGVGKKTHDFDFTLLQKKELNVFGSRNALKKDFLELIDLVKSGRVDLEKIVTNTYKMEDAAKAFADFDKNAASMLKVVLEF encoded by the coding sequence ATGAAAATGAAAAGTATTATCATTAATGAGCCGGGAAATGTGGAAATTCGTGAAGTCAAAGATCCGGTACTGAAAAAAGGAGAAGCTTTACTTAAGGTTTTATATGGCGGAATTTGCGGCAGTGATTTAGGGACGTATCGAGGAACTTTTGCGTACGCTTCTTATCCCAGAATTCCTGGGCATGAGTTTTCAGCGGAGATTATTGAAGTTGGGGTCAATGCACAGGGGCTTAAGGCGGGAATGATCGTGACTTGTAATCCATATTTTAATTGCAAAAATTGTTATTCTTGCGAACGCGGGTTAGTAAATTGCTGTACCCACAATGAAACGCTGGGGGCACAGCGAGATGGCGCTTTTTCAGAATATATTACAATGCCAATAGATCGAATTTATGATGGAAAAGGGTTGCCTGCGAAAACATTGGCACTGATTGAGCCTTTTTGTATTAGCTATCATGGTGTCAGTCGAGCGAATGTGCAAAAAGGAGATAGGGTTTTGGTCCTTGGTGCGGGAACCATCGGGGTGTTGGCGGCTGTATCTGCAAAAGCATTGGGCGCAAAGGTTTATATTGCCGATGTAGCAAAAGAGAAAATAGAGTATGCGATTCATACGTTTGATCTGGAAGGCGGCATTCTGAATGATACTGCTGAAAATTTCACGAAGAAAGTAAATGAGTATACAGTAGATAAAGGGTTTGACGTTACAATTGAAGCGGTCGGCTTGCCCGCAACTTTTCAAAATTGTATTGATGCGGTGGCTTTTGGCGGCAAAATGATACAAATTGGTGTAGGGAAAAAAACGCATGATTTTGATTTTACATTATTGCAGAAAAAAGAATTGAATGTTTTTGGTTCGAGAAACGCATTAAAAAAGGATTTTTTAGAATTGATTGACTTAGTGAAAAGCGGAAGAGTTGATTTAGAGAAAATTGTTACGAATACTTACAAGATGGAAGATGCAGCCAAAGCATTTGCTGATTTTGATAAAAATGCTGCTTCAATGTTAAAAGTAGTCTTGGAATTTTAA
- a CDS encoding M28 family metallopeptidase yields the protein MICVPKYLFDLDISKETLMEHVAKISSWARIAGSEEEANSFEYIKKQLEAIGAEVTYLHHDAYISLPESASLQIGKTSFPCQTHSMVPSTDPTGLQAEIVYVPGGKSQLSQENIQGKLVMIDGRAVAEPVWISQDLGAAGVIFISGENIHEMCISKVWGSPTKDELEQLPKIPVISITQATGDLIKKKIFDTPSTATLITSVKTHWCQIPLLTAEIKSTLNPEKFVMLSGHVDSWYYGATDNAAANSVMLEIGRVAAQNKTKLHRTLRLVFFSGHSQGRYAGSAWYADHFWEDLHQNCFLNINVDVLGCKGAEDVTRAVTMAETKDVIVDVVKTITGAEFKGKRYARHADQSFWGAGVSSALASFSKQVVKNQKNGAFVQPAGGPTDLGWWWHTPHDTLDKVDADNLLRDGRIFAAITLDFCFRSIIPLDYRSSVEELETILQDWQAQAGELFDLSTPIHRIKLLKEEVKRLYLVAPNESIDNDSIKKFNATLLKLGRILVQLNYTQGKIFENDRAISQPPMPSLALIKELRTADENKRKVLLTELVRRQNYVSYALEQAMQIVQNFLRE from the coding sequence ATGATATGTGTTCCGAAATATTTATTTGATTTAGATATTTCCAAAGAAACGTTAATGGAACATGTCGCAAAAATCTCTAGTTGGGCTAGAATCGCTGGTTCGGAAGAAGAAGCAAACTCATTCGAATATATAAAAAAACAACTTGAAGCGATCGGTGCGGAAGTAACATACCTGCACCACGATGCCTATATTAGCCTTCCAGAATCCGCGTCACTACAAATCGGTAAAACTTCATTTCCTTGTCAAACCCATTCAATGGTTCCTTCAACAGACCCAACAGGACTGCAAGCAGAAATTGTATATGTTCCCGGTGGGAAATCTCAATTATCCCAGGAAAATATCCAAGGGAAGTTGGTCATGATTGATGGAAGAGCTGTCGCAGAACCAGTTTGGATCTCGCAAGATCTGGGTGCTGCAGGTGTGATATTTATTTCTGGTGAGAATATCCATGAGATGTGTATTTCAAAAGTTTGGGGCTCCCCGACAAAAGATGAACTGGAGCAGCTTCCTAAAATTCCTGTCATTTCAATCACACAAGCAACCGGAGATTTAATTAAAAAGAAAATTTTCGATACCCCATCTACAGCCACTCTTATTACGTCAGTAAAAACACACTGGTGTCAGATTCCACTTTTAACGGCTGAAATAAAAAGCACACTTAATCCAGAAAAATTCGTTATGCTTTCAGGTCATGTGGATTCATGGTACTACGGGGCAACCGACAATGCTGCCGCTAATTCGGTAATGCTGGAAATAGGCAGAGTAGCAGCCCAAAATAAAACGAAACTTCATCGTACATTACGTCTTGTTTTCTTTTCCGGTCATTCACAAGGGCGCTATGCCGGTTCAGCTTGGTATGCTGATCATTTTTGGGAAGATCTGCATCAGAATTGTTTCTTAAATATCAATGTAGATGTTCTTGGTTGTAAAGGTGCTGAAGATGTCACCAGAGCAGTAACCATGGCTGAAACAAAAGACGTCATTGTGGATGTCGTCAAAACAATTACAGGTGCAGAATTTAAGGGAAAACGTTATGCCAGACATGCCGATCAATCATTTTGGGGCGCAGGAGTTTCATCTGCACTCGCATCATTTTCCAAACAGGTAGTAAAAAATCAGAAAAACGGCGCATTTGTTCAGCCCGCTGGCGGTCCAACGGATCTCGGCTGGTGGTGGCATACACCACACGACACACTGGATAAAGTTGACGCTGACAATTTATTAAGAGATGGTCGAATTTTTGCCGCTATTACCTTAGATTTCTGTTTTAGATCGATTATTCCCCTTGATTATCGCAGCTCTGTAGAAGAGTTAGAAACGATTTTACAAGATTGGCAGGCACAAGCTGGTGAACTCTTTGATTTAAGTACACCGATCCATAGAATTAAATTACTTAAAGAAGAGGTCAAACGCCTATACTTAGTTGCACCCAATGAAAGTATTGACAATGATAGTATCAAGAAATTTAATGCCACGTTATTGAAGCTCGGGCGTATTCTTGTTCAACTCAACTACACCCAAGGCAAGATCTTTGAAAATGATAGAGCAATTTCTCAACCGCCAATGCCCTCTCTGGCTCTTATAAAAGAATTAAGAACAGCTGATGAAAATAAAAGAAAAGTACTCTTAACAGAATTGGTACGACGTCAAAATTACGTATCCTACGCCTTGGAACAAGCAATGCAAATCGTCCAGAACTTTCTTCGGGAATAA
- a CDS encoding tagaturonate reductase translates to MKKLNLSYNKNLESDLPEKIIQFGEGNFLRGFVDWMIHQLNKKGLFNGRIVAVQPTPHGKVVDKLNAQNGLYTTILQGIKDGQVVDEREIITSVSRGINPYKDWHDCLKCAENPEISYVFSNTTEAGLPYDSKDTADMEPPLSYPGKLTLYLYHRYKFFQGAADKGMLIVPCELLEENGTVLKKLVLRYCSDWKLPMGFKQWIEEHNLFLNTLVDRVVSGYPKANADKFVAELGYEDQLMVCGEVFHFFAIEGDASLEEKLPFSKIGLNVVIEREIAAYRKRKVRILNGAHTASVPAAFLAGIDTVGAMMADPIAGKFVRQTVYKEIIPSIDLDGGMLTSFADAVIERFQNPFITHYLLSILLNSSSKFYTRVIPSIEAYIEKFSACPERLLFSFAAYIMLYKNDRGAGNLVQGQRGSEIYEIIDDAAAVVAMRKAWQMYEGTLVSANQVAQAVLKSQKLWKKDSSVCKEMTEQIGGFLFEMDRKGIAAVMARICEVQTVDALHIHEEDTVAVALRDLKKGSEVRLQGQSILLTETIPRGHKFALQKIGSQEDIIKYGFPIGSSSMVIEKGSWVHTHNIVTKLDEKKEYRYEPVAVPILPKQARVFQGYRRNNGKVGTRNQVWIIPTVSCVNRTVQLLAQAGKKLLGQYAHVDDCIALTHPYGCSQMSEDQEATQQILADFVKHPNAGAVLIVGLGCENNNVEVFKQVLGEYDDKRVKFIVAQEAEDEFAAAENLLKELFTYAGQSRRTLCPFEELVVGLKCGGSDGLSGITANPLIGTFSDLLVGSGGTAVLTEVPEMFGAETLLMNRSQNAQVFHKMVDLINSFKNYFESHHQTVYENPSPGNKKGGISTLEDKSLGCVQKGGRAAVVDVLEYGQCVEKKGLQVLQGPGNDAVSTTALAAAGCQLILFSTGRGTPWGTVVPTVKISTNHALSLRKQNWIDFNAGSLVNGQEMNLLRDALVDYIIAVASGQKAKAEEMEFHEIAIWKNGVTM, encoded by the coding sequence ATGAAAAAGTTAAATTTGTCTTATAATAAGAATTTAGAAAGTGATTTGCCGGAGAAAATCATTCAGTTCGGTGAGGGCAACTTTCTGCGGGGATTTGTTGATTGGATGATCCATCAGTTGAATAAAAAAGGTTTGTTCAATGGACGCATTGTTGCGGTGCAACCAACGCCGCATGGTAAAGTTGTCGACAAACTCAATGCACAAAATGGTCTATATACAACGATTTTGCAAGGAATAAAAGACGGTCAGGTTGTCGATGAAAGGGAGATTATTACATCTGTAAGCCGAGGAATCAATCCCTATAAGGATTGGCATGATTGCTTAAAATGTGCAGAAAATCCGGAGATTTCTTATGTTTTTTCAAATACAACAGAAGCAGGGCTGCCCTACGATTCGAAAGATACGGCGGATATGGAGCCGCCACTATCCTACCCGGGGAAATTAACACTTTATCTATATCATCGTTATAAATTTTTTCAGGGTGCGGCAGATAAAGGCATGCTGATTGTTCCTTGTGAGTTGTTGGAGGAAAATGGTACAGTATTGAAAAAGCTTGTATTGCGATATTGCAGCGATTGGAAGCTACCGATGGGCTTTAAACAGTGGATTGAAGAACATAATCTGTTTTTAAATACACTCGTTGATCGTGTTGTTAGTGGTTATCCGAAGGCCAATGCCGATAAATTTGTCGCTGAACTTGGCTATGAAGATCAGCTCATGGTTTGTGGTGAAGTATTTCACTTTTTTGCCATTGAAGGTGATGCATCACTTGAAGAAAAGCTCCCGTTTTCCAAGATTGGTTTAAATGTCGTGATTGAACGAGAGATTGCGGCCTATCGTAAGCGGAAAGTGCGAATTTTAAACGGTGCACATACGGCAAGTGTTCCAGCCGCTTTTTTAGCGGGAATAGATACAGTTGGGGCAATGATGGCGGATCCAATTGCAGGAAAGTTTGTCCGGCAGACGGTATATAAAGAAATCATCCCTTCGATTGATTTGGATGGCGGTATGTTAACGTCATTTGCCGATGCAGTAATAGAACGTTTTCAAAACCCATTTATTACACATTATCTGTTAAGTATTTTGTTGAATTCATCTTCAAAATTTTATACAAGGGTGATTCCGTCTATTGAAGCATATATTGAAAAATTTTCTGCTTGCCCGGAAAGATTATTGTTTTCTTTTGCTGCTTATATCATGCTTTATAAAAATGACCGAGGTGCGGGTAATCTCGTACAAGGACAGCGTGGCAGCGAAATATACGAAATAATTGATGATGCCGCAGCCGTTGTTGCAATGCGTAAGGCTTGGCAGATGTATGAAGGTACACTTGTGTCAGCGAATCAGGTCGCGCAGGCGGTATTAAAAAGTCAAAAATTGTGGAAAAAGGACTCCAGTGTCTGCAAAGAAATGACAGAGCAGATTGGCGGATTTTTATTTGAGATGGATCGGAAGGGGATAGCGGCAGTAATGGCGCGGATTTGCGAAGTGCAGACAGTCGATGCACTGCATATCCATGAGGAGGATACAGTAGCAGTTGCTTTACGGGATTTAAAAAAAGGGTCAGAGGTTAGGCTTCAAGGTCAAAGTATCCTCTTAACAGAGACGATTCCTCGTGGACATAAATTTGCTTTGCAAAAGATTGGATCGCAAGAAGATATTATAAAATACGGTTTTCCAATTGGCAGCAGCAGCATGGTTATAGAGAAAGGTAGTTGGGTTCATACGCATAATATCGTGACAAAACTCGATGAAAAAAAAGAGTACCGATATGAGCCCGTAGCTGTACCGATACTGCCAAAGCAAGCACGAGTCTTTCAAGGATATCGACGCAATAATGGGAAGGTAGGCACTCGCAATCAAGTATGGATTATTCCGACGGTAAGTTGCGTAAATCGCACTGTGCAGCTTTTGGCACAGGCTGGGAAGAAGTTGCTTGGTCAATACGCGCATGTCGACGATTGTATTGCGCTTACGCATCCTTATGGTTGCTCGCAAATGAGTGAGGATCAAGAAGCAACGCAACAAATCTTAGCAGATTTCGTGAAACATCCTAATGCTGGAGCGGTACTCATCGTTGGATTGGGCTGTGAAAATAACAACGTCGAGGTATTCAAACAAGTATTAGGGGAATATGATGATAAACGCGTTAAATTTATTGTCGCCCAAGAAGCGGAAGATGAATTTGCGGCGGCTGAAAATCTTCTCAAAGAACTATTTACTTATGCAGGACAAAGTCGGCGAACATTGTGTCCATTTGAGGAATTGGTCGTTGGGCTTAAATGTGGTGGGTCAGATGGTCTGTCGGGAATTACGGCCAATCCATTGATTGGTACCTTTTCGGATCTTCTTGTCGGCAGCGGCGGGACAGCTGTATTGACGGAAGTGCCCGAAATGTTTGGCGCGGAAACGCTGCTGATGAATCGGTCACAAAATGCGCAGGTGTTTCACAAGATGGTGGATTTAATCAATTCTTTCAAAAACTATTTTGAAAGTCATCATCAGACGGTATATGAAAATCCTTCTCCCGGCAATAAAAAAGGAGGGATTTCAACCCTTGAAGATAAATCTTTAGGGTGTGTGCAAAAGGGCGGCAGAGCTGCAGTGGTGGATGTACTCGAATATGGGCAATGCGTTGAGAAAAAAGGATTACAGGTTTTGCAGGGACCGGGCAATGATGCTGTGTCTACGACTGCTCTGGCAGCAGCCGGCTGTCAATTGATTCTTTTTTCGACCGGGCGGGGTACGCCTTGGGGCACCGTCGTACCAACTGTAAAAATTTCCACAAATCATGCGTTATCTCTGCGTAAGCAAAATTGGATTGATTTTAATGCCGGAAGTTTAGTGAATGGACAAGAGATGAACCTATTGCGGGATGCATTGGTAGACTATATTATAGCGGTTGCTTCCGGACAAAAAGCCAAAGCGGAAGAAATGGAATTTCATGAAATTGCAATTTGGAAAAATGGTGTGACGATGTAA